A window of the Penaeus monodon isolate SGIC_2016 chromosome 11, NSTDA_Pmon_1, whole genome shotgun sequence genome harbors these coding sequences:
- the LOC119579087 gene encoding transmembrane protein 147-like, with protein sequence MTFFHFGNCVALAYGPYFLTYKYSGMPEYGAFWKCVQVGGMYMLTQLCKMLLLATFFPTSDGPPESASFITEVVKTTVDFGDVMGLSIVMGRVVASGHIKVLIAGLGWAAADLFLTRALPLWVGARGLEFDWKYIQISLDANISLVHHLNMALLVWLWWRTSLASALRPIVAALIVGCVYRPLLPQLLTILLGARPSGFTLLSAFAIPTLCTTLIAGHIFITHSSSIRSY encoded by the exons ATGACTTTCTTTCACTTCGGAAATTGCGTTGCCTTGGCCTATGGACCTTATTTCCTCACCTACAAATACTCTGGGAT GCCAGAGTATGGTGCATTCTGGAAATGTGTACAAGTAGGAGGAATGTACATGCTGACACAGCTTTGCAAAATGCTGCTGCTTGCAACATTCTTCCCAACATCTGATGGTCCTCCTGAAAGTGCCAGTTTTATAACG GAAGTGGTAAAGACAACAGTAGACTTTGGAGATGTTATGGGCCTGAGCATTGTGATGGGTCGTGTGGTGGCTTCAGGACACATCAAAGTGCTCATTGCCGGCCTGGGGTGGGCAGCAGCTGACCTGTTCCTGACGCGTGCCCTTCCTCTCTGGGTGGGCGCAAGGggcctggagtttgactggaagTACATTCAAATCAGTTTGGATGCCAATATCAGTTTG GTCCACCACCTCAACATGGCTCTGCTTGTGTGGCTGTGGTGGCGTACCAGCCTGGCCTCAGCACTTCGACCCATTGTGGCTGCACTGATTGTGGGTTGTGTATACAGGCCACTCTTGCCCCAGCTGCTCACCATCCTCCTGGGGGCTAGGCCATCAGGATTCACCCTCCTCTCTGCCTTTGCGATACCCACCCTGTGCACCACACTCATTGCTGGACACATATTCATCACTCATAGTTCGTCTATCCGGTCCTACTAG
- the LOC119578638 gene encoding single-strand selective monofunctional uracil DNA glycosylase-like produces MPPKSKRQKTQHSACGKNEQTNSTVDTNSSADCVAPILSKYFPAPSISPQDIPAKFLEIEARQTDRLLSLDYGEGISYVYNPLDYASEIHADFVSKFCQGTKKVLLMGMNPGPWGMGQDWDFERCFHLACKICKGVARSDGGVKRPEREHPKRPIQGLECTKSEVSGDRLWSLLKELSGSPDVLFKFLFLHNYCPLFFLKESAKNVTPPELKAFAKAGITNIEISLLMHPSPVNPAANKGWREIAIKQLTESKVIEYLSQKFKCHLQDDYAVYIYNNGQ; encoded by the exons ATGCCTCCTAAAAGCAAAAGGCAAAAAACACAACACTCGGCTTGCGGCAAAAATGAACAGACGAACAGCACCGTTGACACCAATAGCAGCGCTGACTGTGTAGCCCCAATACTAAGCAAATACTTCCCAGCTCCGAGCATCAGCCCACAAGACATTCCGGCAAAATTCCTCGAAATCGAAgccagacaaactgacagactcCTGAGCCTCGACTACGGGGAAGGGATAAGCTACGTCTACAACCCTCTGGACTACGCAAGTGAAATCCATGCTGATTTTGTCTCGAAATTTTGCCAGGGAACGAAGAAGGTGTTGCTGATGGGCATGAACCCGGGCCCTTGGGGGATGGGGCAGGACTGGG ACTTTGAAAGGTGT TTCCATTTGGCATGTAAAATATGCAAAGGAGTGGCTAGGAGTGACGGGGGTGTCAAAAGGCCTGAGAGAGAGCATCCCAAAAGGCCAATACAGGGATTGGAGTGTACGAAaagtgag GTGAGTGGGGATCGTCTCTGGTCGCTGCTGAAGGAGCTGAGTGGCTCGCCAGATGTACTGTTCAAATTTCTTTTCCTCCACAACTACTGCCCACTATTCTTCTTGAAGGAGTCGGCTAAAAACGTCACTCCGCCTGAGCTCAAG GCCTTCGCCAAAGCAGGCATTACAAACATTGag ATTAGCTTGTTGATGCACCCAAGCCCAGTGAACCCAGCAGCTAATAAAGGTTGGAGGGAAATTGCTATCAAACAATTAACAGAAAGCAAGGTCATCGAGTATTTAAGCCAGAAGTTTAAATGTCATCTTCAAGATGATTATgcagtttacatatataataacggTCAGTAA
- the LOC119579088 gene encoding single-strand selective monofunctional uracil DNA glycosylase-like, whose protein sequence is MPPKSKRQKTQHSACGKNEQTNSTVDTNSSADCVAPILSKYFPAPSISPQDIPAKFLEIEARQTDRLLSLDYGEGISYVYNPLDYASEIHADFVSKFCQGTKKVLLMGMNPGPWGMGQTGVPFGHVKYAKEWLGVTGGVKRPEREHPKRPIQGLECTKSEVSGDRLWSLLKELSGSPDVLFKYVFLHNYCPLFFLKESAKNVTPPELKVKERAGLEEACDEALVDTVRLLQVEHIIGVGNYVVDKTRKAFAKAGITNIEISLLMHPSPVNPAANKGWREIAIKQLTESKVIEYFKPEV, encoded by the exons ATGCCTCCTAAAAGCAAAAGGCAAAAAACACAACACTCGGCTTGCGGCAAAAATGAACAGACGAACAGCACCGTTGACACCAATAGCAGCGCTGACTGTGTAGCCCCAATACTAAGCAAATACTTCCCAGCTCCGAGCATCAGCCCACAAGACATTCCGGCAAAATTCCTCGAAATCGAAgccagacaaactgacagactcCTGAGCCTCGACTACGGGGAAGGGATAAGCTACGTCTACAACCCTCTGGACTACGCAAGTGAAATCCATGCTGATTTTGTCTCGAAATTTTGCCAGGGAACGAAGAAGGTGTTGCTGATGGGCATGAACCCGGGCCCTTGGGGGATGGGGCAGACTGGG GTTCCATTTGGCCATGTAAAATATGCAAAGGAGTGGCTAGGAGTGACGGGGGGTGTCAAAAGGCCTGAGAGAGAGCATCCCAAAAGGCCAATACAGGGATTGGAGTGTACGAaaagtgag GTGAGTGGGGATCGTCTCTGGTCGCTGCTGAAGGAGCTGAGTGGCTCGCCAGATGTACTGTTCAAATACGTTTTCCTCCACAACTACTGCCCACTATTCTTCTTGAAGGAGTCGGCTAAAAACGTCACTCCGCCTGAGCTCAAG GTCAAGGAGCGAGCTGGTCTAGAGGAAGCCTGTGATGAGGCCTTGGTAGACACAGTCAGACTCCTCCAAGTTGAGCATATAATTGGTGTGGGGAATTACGTTGTAGACAAAACACGCAAAGCCTTCGCCAAAGCAGGCATTACAAACATTGAg ATTAGCTTGTTGATGCACCCAAGCCCAGTGAACCCAGCAGCTAATAAAGGTTGGAGGGAAATTGCTATCAAACAATTAACAGAAAGCAAGGTCATCGAGTATTTTAAGCCAGAAGTTTAA
- the LOC119578640 gene encoding tRNA-specific adenosine deaminase 2-like yields FAIRMDEIASTDLSNQWMEAALNQAKDALNSGEVPVGCVFVYNDSILASGRNTVNETHNATRHAEMNCVDQVLNWCQDKKINHRHVFPEISIYVTVEPCGMCADALGQLDIKEIVFGCSNDRFGGCGSVVNVPKMYNYAFNIKKGIRADEAIGLLKDFYKGENPNAPSDKVKRKKSQ; encoded by the coding sequence TTTGCAATCAGAATGGATGAAATTGCAAGCACAGACTTAAGTAACCAGTGGATGGAGGCAGCCCTGAACCAAGCAAAAGATGCACTGAACTCAGGTGAAGTACCTGTTGGCTGCGTCTTTGTCTACAATGATTCAATCTTAGCCTCTGGTCGCAACACAGTCAATGAGACCCACAACGCCACTAGACATGCCGAGATGAACTGTGTTGACCAAGTTTTGAATTGGTGTCAAGATAAGAAAATTAATCACAGACATGTTTTCCCAGAGATTAGTATTTATGTCACTGTAGAACCTTGTGGTATGTGTGCTGATGCATTAGGGCAGCTTGACATTAAAGAGATCGTGTTTGGCTGCTCAAACGACAGATTTGGGGGCTGTGGCTCTGTTGTCAATGTCcctaaaatgtataattatgcatTTAACATCAAAAAGGGCATTAGAGCTGATGAAGCCATTGGACTATTGAAGGATTTCTACAAAGGTGAAAATCCAAATGCTCCGTCTGACAAAGTAAAGCGAAAGAAAAGTCAGTAA
- the LOC119579089 gene encoding LOW QUALITY PROTEIN: methyltransferase N6AMT1-like (The sequence of the model RefSeq protein was modified relative to this genomic sequence to represent the inferred CDS: deleted 1 base in 1 codon) yields the protein MDQVDKIKTPDFSHITSEDLNHIYEPSEDSFLLIDALEKDLGFIRKRGPSMCLEVGTGSGVVITALGSVLGPQCQYMGTDINPRACTVTQETGRINGSSIETVCTDLVSEVIDRVKGTVDVLLFNPPYVVTPSEEVGQGDLEYTWAGGVKGREVLDRILPSVDVLLSPKGLFYLLVLKENDPEEIASIMDSRGFSCECIMRRRTGPENLLVLRFCRKGNQ from the exons ATGGATCAAGTAGACAAGATAAAGACCCCTGATTTTTCTCATATAACATCAGAAGATCTAAATCATATTTATGAGCCTTCAGAGGATAGCTTCCTACTAATTGATGCTCTGGAGAAAGACCTAGGATTCATACGGAAACGTGGACCTTCCATGTGTCTAGAAGTGGGAACTGGGTCAGGTGTTGTAATAACAGCACTTGGAAGTGTCCTGGGGCCCCAGTGCCAGTACATGGGCACCGACATCAACCCAAGAGCTTGCACTGTCACCCAGGAAACGGGCAGAATAAATGGA TCAAGTATAGAGACTGTTTGTACAGACCTGGTTTCCGAGGTCATTGACAGAGTAAAGGGAACTGTCGACGTGCTGCTATTCAATCCGCCATATGTCGTTACCCCTTCTGAGGAGGTGGGTCAGGGGGACCTGGAGTACACATGGgcaggtggagtgaaaggcagaGAGGTGTTAGACAGGATCTTGCCTAGTGTGGATGTACTACTGTCTCCAAAGGGACTCTTCTACTTGCTTGTGCTGAAGGAAAATGATCCTGAAGAAATTGCGAGTATAATGGACTCTAGGGGTTTTTCATGTGAGTGTATAATGAGGCGGAGGACAGGCCCAGAGAACCTCCTGGTTTTACGGTTTTGCAGGAAAGGGAACCAgtaa